The nucleotide sequence CCGCGTGCGCGCGCCGCATCCGTTCGCGATCACCACGTTCTGCCGGTGCGACGAACACCGCCTCGGCTGCTGCCCGTTCCACCGTCACACCCCCTTCGTCACGATGTCGGCCCCGGAGTGCTCAACAGGCCGGGGCGGCGGCACGTCACGCCCAGGCCAGCGGAACACAAGACGGCAGAGGTCCTTGTCCAGGACGTCGCCGGCGGGCAGCGCATGGTCGGGCGTGCCGGCCGGGTGGACCGTCAGGACGGGATCGGCGTGCTGGTCGTTCGCCTCGGCGCGGATGTGGCGGTCCCAGGCCCGGACCGTGTCCGCCAGCCGCTCGGCGAGCGCGGGTCCCTGCTCGCCGAAGGCGTGGACGGTCCACTCCCACTTCTTGTCCTGCGGGCTGTCGCCGTCCTTGGTCTTCACGTGGATCAGGTAGGCGAACGAGGCGTCGCCGACGATCGCGGGAGCGTCGCGGTCCTTCGCGATGCCGGTCACACCCTCGTCGGGTTCCTGATGGGCGGCCAGGCGGCAGAAGCCGGCCAGGGTGGTGGCCGCGTACAGCTGCAACGAGCCGAAGTAGGCGTTTGCTCCCATGGTCACGCCTGTGGGGACCTCGTGCCGCGGCCCGCGCAGTGCCTCCTCCAAGCCCGTCGTATCGGCGGCGGCGCCGTGCTCGAAGCGGAGCGTCAGCCCGCCGTCGAGGAGGGAGAGGACCGGGATGGTGCGGGCCTGTTGCCCTTGGTCGCGGACGAAGCCGCAGTATGTGAAGTGGAGGGCATGCAGCACCTGGCCACGCCGTTCGAAGGTGACCGCCCGTGTGTAGCCGCCCATCTCCAGCGGCAGGACCAGGCGGCCGCCCTCGGTCAGTTGCTCCCGCCAGGCCGGGGCGATGTCCCAGCAGTTGTACGTGATCATGCTGGCGTCGAAGCCACCGCGCGGTACGAGAGGGGCGGGGGCGCCGAGGGCGGCGTCGGCTTCGACGGCGGTGACGCGTCCGCTGCCGGCCTCCGTGAGGAACCGGCGGGTGCGGCGCACGACCCACGGGTCGATGTCGACGGTGACCACGCGTCCGCCGGGTCCGGTGACGTGGGCGATCAGCTCGGCGTTGTAGCCGCCGGATCCCGCCTCGAACACGACCGCGCCCGGCTTCAGGCCCAGGTGCTCGATCATGTCGGCCTGGAGCCAGGCCGCGGATACCGAGCTGATCGCCGTCCCGGTCTCGTCGTAGCGGGTGATGACGGCCCGGTCGCCGCCGTCGTACGCCGCCAGGAAGTTCACTTCCGGGGCGAAGCGGTGCCGGGGCACGGTCCGCAGAGCCTCCTGCACCGGCGCGGAGGGGGCCCAGCCGCCGTCGATGACCGTCTGGGTCATCGCGGCGCGCAGCCTGGCGGCCTCGGCCGGTTCCCCCGGCACGGGCGGCTGGGCGGCGGCGATGGGGTAGGAGGTCGCCAGCGGCAGGCCGGGAATGATGCCGGGCCACACGGCATCGATCGCGAGAGCGGCTGGGACGAACACGTCCCCGGCGCAGGCGAGGGCGTGGAGGTCGAAGAACTCCCACCGGTCGAACTTGTCCGGCTCGGGGTTGGTCAGAGTGCCCGTCCAGGCGGTGATGCGGACGACGGCCGTGAGCCGCGGGACCCCGTGGCTGTCGTCGACCAGCATCGTCACCACGTGCGCGTCGGCCGGATTGGCGACCAGCCCGGTCTCCTCTGCGAGTTCCCGCACCGCGGCCGAGGCGAAGTCCTCCGGGCCGGTGGTCTTGCCGCCCGGCAGCTCCAACATGCCGCGCCGGGAGCGGCCCAGCAGGACCCGGCCGGCGGAGTCGGTGACGACGGCGAGCGCGCCGGTCAGTGCGTGGCCGGTGGTCGGCCGCTTCTCGACGGCCCGGGTGTCGACGTGGCACGGCCCACGCAGGACCAGGAAGGCCAGACCGTCCGCGTCCAGCCGTTCCACCGTTTCCCAGCCGGCACCGAGCAGCGTGATCTCGTCCTCATCCAGGGCGATCCCGCGCCGCTCCTCCGGCGTGCTCTCGACGACCGGGGTGATGACGACGAGCGCGCCACCGTCGCGCAGCCGCTCGCCCAGCCCGTGAACGGTCCGGCCGCGGTCCCTCACGAACGGGTACACCAGCCGCAGGGATCAGGTCGTACCCCTCCTCGCGCAGCGGGGCCGGGTCGTCACGCTCGATGTCCAGCTGCAGCCAGCGCACCCCCTCGACGGCGGCGTGCTCCTCACGGGCCCGGGCGATCGCGCCGTCCGTGAAGTCGACGGCGTCCACGGTGTAGCCCACCCCGGCCAGGTGGGCGGCCAGCTCCCCGGTCCCGCAGCCCACATCCAGGGCCCGACCCCCGCCCTCGGGGACCGGGGCGTGCTCGGCAAGGAGTTGCTGCTCGCGCTCACCGAGCCGGCGCCACCCCTTCCCCTCGCCGTAGTGCTGCTCCCACTCGTCGCGGGCTGTGTACGTCAACGTGCTGCTCCTCATGGTGGGCGGGGCGGGGTCAAAACGCTGTTCGGTGCGCAGCCGAGCCAGGGTGCGCAGGCCGCGTTCCACCAGCTCGGGATCACCGTGGACGGCGCCGTAGGAGATGCCGGAGATGGCATCGAGGACGGACAGGACCGTGAGCTGTGCCTCTTCCTCGGGAGTGAAGGGGCGGCCGTAGCCGTCCATCACGGCCTGGAAGAGATCGGGCCGGCCGTGCCAGGCGTCGGAGAGCCGTACGAAGTCCCGCACGGCCGGGCCTTCCTCCGACCGCTCGAAGTCGATGACGTACAGAGCGCCGGCGCTCTCGTCCCAACGCAGGTTGCGCAGCTGGAAGTCACCGTGCGTGGACACCGTCTGCAAGGGAGCCAGACCGGCGGCACTGTCGGCGGTGGCGCGGATGAATTTCTCGTCGCCGGGAGCGAGGTGGGGCAGGGCGCCCGCAAGGTGGCGCTCCAGCTTCCCCAGCGGCAGGCCGTCGGCGGCCGGCCGGGGCGGGGCGCTGTGGTGGATGGCCGCCGCGAGCTGTCCGATGCGGTGGAAGATGAGGCGCTGCTGCTCGGGCGGGTGGACGGCGCCGTGCAGGGTTCGGCCGCCCACCGCGGTGAGCACGACAGCCCGCAGCGTGGGGTCGGCGGCCACCAGCCGGGGTGCGGCCGCCCCGAGACCGGAGACCCAGCTGCGGAGGGCGGCCACTTCACGCTGGTGGAATCGGTCGTTCTGGTGGATCTTGACGTACCACTCGCCGCCCTCGGCGCCGCGCGCCCGCCATACGCGGCTCTCCTCCCGCGCCCAGGACACGTCCGTCCACGCGGTGATCCGGCCGACCGCCTGCTCGGCGAACGCGCGCACTGCCTGCGCCGGGACCGCGCCGCGCGCGTCGGGTTCGGGGACTAGGACCAGCCGGTCGACTGACTGGTCGTAGGCGATCGGGTCGTCGGGCTCCTGGAAGTGCACGGCCATCCGCGCGCCGGCCCGGTAGCCATCCAACCCGGCGCGGCAGTACGCCACCATCGGCTCCGGCAGGGCGTCGAAGGAGAACCACCCCATGGCGTCGCACACATGGTGCTCCATGACCTCCGGGGTGCCCTCCCAACGCGTCACCTCGAAGAACACCCCAATCCGGGCGCCGCCGGCGGGGGCGCGGTGGTGCACGGTGACGGCCGCCCGGACGTCTGCCGGGTCGATGACGACGCCGGACTCCTCCCGGGCCTCGCGCACCAGGGCGGTGACCATGTCCTCCCACGGGCCGTCCAAGTGCCCGGACACGAGATGCCAGCAGCCCGGCGCGTACACATCACCGGCCCGCCGGGACAGCAGCACCTCGGGTCCCGCCGCGCCCTCGCGTACGGCGATCAGGTGGACGTCGAGCGGCTCGGTGTGCCGCTGGGTGCCGCTCACGCGTCACCGCCGGGGCGGCGCGCGAGCAGCACGGTGAACACCGCGTCTTCGACAAGGCCGCCGGGCTCGCCGTGCCGCTCCAGCAGCTCCAGGGCTTCGGCTTCGAAGCGGCCGTGGCGGTCGCCGAAGAGGTCAGGGCGGGCGAAGCTCGTGCTGCGCAGGTAGCCGAAGACCTGAGCCGGCGTCCAGACACGGCGGACAGGGAATCGGCGCTCGGTGACCTGGCTGAACGGCGATGAGGCGAGGTCGTCCTCGTACCGACGGCCCGGTCCGGCATACACGCCGCCCGTGCCCGCGCGGCGCGCCTCGCCCAGGTAGGACTGGATCAGGTGCTTGAGGGCGGCCGTCCAGTCCGCCCGGTAGGTCCACAGGCTGCCGTCCCCCATGATCGCCACCGTGGCCTCGGGAGCGGTGGCACGGTCGGCCATCTTCAGGACGGCGGACCGGTTCATCCAGTGGAAGGACCGCGCGCAGGTGATCAGGTCTGCCCGGTAGCCGTCGAACGGGGGCGTGAAGTCCTCGGCCGCCACCGGGTGGTAGCCGGCCGGACGGCCGCCCAGCAGGGGTTCGAGTGTGGCGGCGGCCTGGCGGAGCATGTCCTGGTCCGGGTCGACCAGGTCCACGCGGTCGATCCGGGGAACGGCCGGGAGTAGAGCGGCAGGCACCTGGCCCGTGCCGGAGCCGAGGTCCAGGAGGGCCGGGCGGTCGGCTTTCCGCATCGTGTCGGCGAGGAGCGAGACGGCCTCCGGCGGGATGCCGGGGCGGTGGCGGGCGTAGTCCGCCGCCGTCGACGTGAACAGACCCTTGGGCTCGTCGTGCGGTGGGGTGGTCATGCGTCCTCCAGCAGTTCCCTCAGCGCGGCGGCGTCGGCTTGCAGCTGTGCCTCGTCCTGGCGCCCGTTGTCGAGGACGTCCCAGGGCAGTGGCCCGCCAGGCGCCGGGTCGGTGTCACCGGCGTAACGGGGGCAGATGTGGCTGTGTAGATGGGGTACGACGTTGCCGAGCGTGGAGAAGTTCAGCTTGATCGGTTCGTAGAAGGCCGTCAGGGCTCTGCCGAGCGCGAGGGTGTCGTGCCAGTAGGCGGCGGCGTCGGCTTCGGACAGGTCGGTGGGCTCGGCCGCGTGCGGGGCACCGCGGTGGATGAGCACGCAGTAGCCGCGCAGGCGTCCGCTTCGCCACAGGTAGGCGTTGGCCACTTCACCGCGGCGGAGCAGGAGGCCCCAGCCGATGTCGTCCGTGGAGTAGTCGTTCGCGCACATGGGGCATCCGTCGCCGGCGCGGTGGCGCAGGAAGGTCTCGGGCCAGCCGGACGGCACGGCGGGGCTGACCGCTTGGGGGTGAAGAGGGCTTGATGGCTGGAGCACCCGTAACTCCTTGTTGCTGTGCGGCTGGTGTGCGGTGCGGTCATGGCGTCTGCCGGGGCACGGCGGCGAGCGGAGGCAGCGTCCAGGACAGGGTCTTCGGGCCCGCGCCGGAGGTGACGTGCTGGCCCCCGGAGCTGTCGCGGAGGTCGACCCGGTACCGCTCGGGCCGTCCGGCCTGCTCCCAGCGAGCGTGCAGATCCTCGAGTTCGGCCCACACATCACGCGGCCCATGGACTCGGACAGTGCCGTTGCCTGGGCCGGTCACGGCCCAGGAGTCGTCCTCGGGTGCGACGATCGTCATCGTCTCGGCCTGGAAGTCCCGGACCACACCGGGGGCGAGGTAGGCGGCGGCGAGCCAGAACCCGTAGGCGTCGTCCGGCGGCGGCGCGAGCGGTGTGGACCGTGCCGTGCCTGGGTCGGCCTTGATGCGGGCGCGGTGGTCCAGGGCAGTGAGCCAGCGGTAGCCGAGCAAGGGCCGGTATCCGCGCGGCCGGCC is from Streptomyces venezuelae ATCC 10712 and encodes:
- the fxlM gene encoding methyltransferase, FxLD system, with product MGERLRDGGALVVITPVVESTPEERRGIALDEDEITLLGAGWETVERLDADGLAFLVLRGPCHVDTRAVEKRPTTGHALTGALAVVTDSAGRVLLGRSRRGMLELPGGKTTGPEDFASAAVRELAEETGLVANPADAHVVTMLVDDSHGVPRLTAVVRITAWTGTLTNPEPDKFDRWEFFDLHALACAGDVFVPAALAIDAVWPGIIPGLPLATSYPIAAAQPPVPGEPAEAARLRAAMTQTVIDGGWAPSAPVQEALRTVPRHRFAPEVNFLAAYDGGDRAVITRYDETGTAISSVSAAWLQADMIEHLGLKPGAVVFEAGSGGYNAELIAHVTGPGGRVVTVDIDPWVVRRTRRFLTEAGSGRVTAVEADAALGAPAPLVPRGGFDASMITYNCWDIAPAWREQLTEGGRLVLPLEMGGYTRAVTFERRGQVLHALHFTYCGFVRDQGQQARTIPVLSLLDGGLTLRFEHGAAADTTGLEEALRGPRHEVPTGVTMGANAYFGSLQLYAATTLAGFCRLAAHQEPDEGVTGIAKDRDAPAIVGDASFAYLIHVKTKDGDSPQDKKWEWTVHAFGEQGPALAERLADTVRAWDRHIRAEANDQHADPVLTVHPAGTPDHALPAGDVLDKDLCRLVFRWPGRDVPPPRPVEHSGADIVTKGV
- a CDS encoding HIT family protein, with the protein product MCANDYSTDDIGWGLLLRRGEVANAYLWRSGRLRGYCVLIHRGAPHAAEPTDLSEADAAAYWHDTLALGRALTAFYEPIKLNFSTLGNVVPHLHSHICPRYAGDTDPAPGGPLPWDVLDNGRQDEAQLQADAAALRELLEDA
- a CDS encoding class I SAM-dependent methyltransferase — its product is MTTPPHDEPKGLFTSTAADYARHRPGIPPEAVSLLADTMRKADRPALLDLGSGTGQVPAALLPAVPRIDRVDLVDPDQDMLRQAAATLEPLLGGRPAGYHPVAAEDFTPPFDGYRADLITCARSFHWMNRSAVLKMADRATAPEATVAIMGDGSLWTYRADWTAALKHLIQSYLGEARRAGTGGVYAGPGRRYEDDLASSPFSQVTERRFPVRRVWTPAQVFGYLRSTSFARPDLFGDRHGRFEAEALELLERHGEPGGLVEDAVFTVLLARRPGGDA
- a CDS encoding phosphotransferase; its protein translation is MSGTQRHTEPLDVHLIAVREGAAGPEVLLSRRAGDVYAPGCWHLVSGHLDGPWEDMVTALVREAREESGVVIDPADVRAAVTVHHRAPAGGARIGVFFEVTRWEGTPEVMEHHVCDAMGWFSFDALPEPMVAYCRAGLDGYRAGARMAVHFQEPDDPIAYDQSVDRLVLVPEPDARGAVPAQAVRAFAEQAVGRITAWTDVSWAREESRVWRARGAEGGEWYVKIHQNDRFHQREVAALRSWVSGLGAAAPRLVAADPTLRAVVLTAVGGRTLHGAVHPPEQQRLIFHRIGQLAAAIHHSAPPRPAADGLPLGKLERHLAGALPHLAPGDEKFIRATADSAAGLAPLQTVSTHGDFQLRNLRWDESAGALYVIDFERSEEGPAVRDFVRLSDAWHGRPDLFQAVMDGYGRPFTPEEEAQLTVLSVLDAISGISYGAVHGDPELVERGLRTLARLRTEQRFDPAPPTMRSSTLTYTARDEWEQHYGEGKGWRRLGEREQQLLAEHAPVPEGGGRALDVGCGTGELAAHLAGVGYTVDAVDFTDGAIARAREEHAAVEGVRWLQLDIERDDPAPLREEGYDLIPAAGVPVREGPRPDRSRAGRAAARRWRARRHHPGRREHAGGAARDRPG